The Kiritimatiellales bacterium genomic interval CGGTGCGTCGGTGATGGCGTGGGAAACAGTGGCGGCGGTTGCAATGGTTGCCATGGCGTTATTTTTTCTTCCGCGCTATCTAAAAAGCGGAATTACAACCATTCCGCAGTTTCTTGAAATGCGCTTCGGGAAAAACGTGCGCACTATCGTCTCACTGATGTTTCTGGTTGCGCTGACGCTGAGTTTCCTGCCGTTCGTTCTCTATTCCGGTGCGATTGGAATGAATAACCTGTTTAATGTCAGCGGACTGCTTGGCGTCAGTGAACGGGCGTCGCTGTGGATTATGATTATTGCTTTGGGGCTGGCGGGCGTTGCATATACGATTGTCGGCGGGCTAAAAGCAGCGGCGGTTTCAGATGGCGTGAACGGTGTTGGTCTGGTGATCGGCGGATTTTTAATTCCGGTACTCGGTTTGTGGAAACTGGGCGATGGAAGTTTTTATGAAGCGTTCCGCATTATGACTCAAAACCGTCCGGAAATGCTGTCGCCGGTCGGCGGGCCGGAATCCAGCGTGCCGTTCAGTACGCTGTTCACCGGAATGCTGATCATCAACCTGTTTTACTGGTGCACGAACCAGATGATCGTTCAGCGAACGCTTGCGGCGAAAAATCTGGCGGAAGGACAGAAGGGTGTACTATTTGCCGCGTTCCTGAAAATTCTCGGCATCGGTATACTTGTCCTGCCCGGAATTATTGCATGGCATTTACATGCGCAGGGGAAAATCACGGTGTCGCATCAAGACGTGGCATATCCGGTGCTGGTTGCCAATGTGCTGCCTTCGTGGATGACCGGATTTTTCGGAGCGGTCATGTTCGGTGCAATTCTAAGTTCATTTAACGGCGGGCTGAACAGCGTAACCACACTGTTCAGCGTTGACTGTTATAAAAATGTTTTACACAAAAATGCCACGGAGCGTGAAACGGTGGCTGCCGGACGGATTTTCGGCCTGGCGCTGGTTGTGCTTTGCATTCTGATTGCGCCGGAAATTGCAAACGCGCCGGACGGACTTTATACGCTGATGCGCAAGCTGATGGCATTTTTTAATATTCCGATTCTTGCCATCATTCTACTCGGCGTGCTTTCAAAACGCGCGACAGCATTGTCAGTGTACATCGCCGTGCCGATCGGGATTCTGTTCTACGGCTGGTTCGGGTTTTATAAGAACGGAGTATTTTTCAGCAATCCTGTTCATTGGCTGCATGTCGCCGGAATCAATCTTCTGCTGATTTTAATGATCATGTTTTTTATCCGCCTGCTCAAACCGGCAGCGGAAAAGTATGTACAAAAATATACCGGCGAAGTGGATCTGACATTCTGGAAAGGCGCAAAGATTTCCGGCGCGGCGGTGATCCTGCTGGTTGTGTTGCTGTATTGGGGCCTGACGTTAATTGCGTAAAACAGGAGGAGAAATGAAGTTATCAAAAACCGTGTTTCGATGGGTGTTTCCGGTTGTTTTCGGCATCACATTAACAGCATGCGCTAAACAGTATGACCGGTTTTATCCGGGTGCGGAATGGAAGGATACTTCCGGCGTGGCAATTAATGCACACGGCGGCGGGCTGCTTTATCACAACGGTGTTTATTACTGGTACGGCGAACATAAAATTGAAGGGAAAGCGGGAAACAAGGCGATGGTCGGCGTACATTGCTATTCATCAACAGATTTATATAACTGGAAAGATGAAGGGATTGCGCTGCCGGTATCAGAAACGCCAGGCAGTGAGATCGAAAAAAGCTGCATCCTCGAGCGGCCGAAAGTGGTCTTTAATAAAAAAACCGGCAAGTTTGTCATGTGGTTTCATCTGGAATTTAAGGATACCGGCTACAGCACTGCGCGCAGCGGTGTAGCCGTCAGCGACACACCGGTTGGCCCGTTTCAATATCTGAAATCATATCGCCCGAACGCCGGAAAATGGCCGCTGAATCTTTGTGAAACGCGAAAAACCATTCCGACAGAAGCGGAGATTATCCGTATTAATGCGCGCGATAATACGCTGCTTGATATCGTGCAGCAGAACATTCTCGGCCGCGATTTTG includes:
- a CDS encoding solute:sodium symporter family transporter, encoding MNFISTITFFGFIALVAVISWWKARGTNLSATTGYFLAGRSLGWYVIAASLILTNISTEQLIGLNGNAFLHGASVMAWETVAAVAMVAMALFFLPRYLKSGITTIPQFLEMRFGKNVRTIVSLMFLVALTLSFLPFVLYSGAIGMNNLFNVSGLLGVSERASLWIMIIALGLAGVAYTIVGGLKAAAVSDGVNGVGLVIGGFLIPVLGLWKLGDGSFYEAFRIMTQNRPEMLSPVGGPESSVPFSTLFTGMLIINLFYWCTNQMIVQRTLAAKNLAEGQKGVLFAAFLKILGIGILVLPGIIAWHLHAQGKITVSHQDVAYPVLVANVLPSWMTGFFGAVMFGAILSSFNGGLNSVTTLFSVDCYKNVLHKNATERETVAAGRIFGLALVVLCILIAPEIANAPDGLYTLMRKLMAFFNIPILAIILLGVLSKRATALSVYIAVPIGILFYGWFGFYKNGVFFSNPVHWLHVAGINLLLILMIMFFIRLLKPAAEKYVQKYTGEVDLTFWKGAKISGAAVILLVVLLYWGLTLIA
- a CDS encoding glycoside hydrolase family 43 protein, which gives rise to MKLSKTVFRWVFPVVFGITLTACAKQYDRFYPGAEWKDTSGVAINAHGGGLLYHNGVYYWYGEHKIEGKAGNKAMVGVHCYSSTDLYNWKDEGIALPVSETPGSEIEKSCILERPKVVFNKKTGKFVMWFHLEFKDTGYSTARSGVAVSDTPVGPFQYLKSYRPNAGKWPLNLCETRKTIPTEAEIIRINARDNTLLDIVQQNILGRDFETGQMARDMTVFVDDDGAAYHFYSSENNSTMHVSKLTDDYLAPTGEYVRIFEHRWMEAPAVCKRNGKYYLIASGCTGWAPNAARGAVAENIFGPWVELENPSIGVNLQNGFGPEKTFGAQSTYIQQVQGKKDAYIAMFDIWNPENAIDGRYVWLPIEFTGAIQFRIEWQNEWDLSVFDK